The following proteins are co-located in the Natator depressus isolate rNatDep1 chromosome 4, rNatDep2.hap1, whole genome shotgun sequence genome:
- the DCTN6 gene encoding dynactin subunit 6, with protein sequence MAERAQSGVKIAPGAVVCVESEIRGDVTIGPRTVIHPKARIIAEAGPIVIGEGNLIEEQTLIINGYPENISPDTEEVEAKPMVIGTYNVFEVGCCSQAMKMGDNNVIESKAVVGRNVILTSGCVIGACCNINTHEVIPENTVIYDAKCLRRVQTERPQPQTLQLDFLMKILPNYHHLKKTMKMTSTPAKS encoded by the exons ATGGCGGAGAGGGCGCAGAGCGG TGTGAAGATTGCTCCTGGAGCTGTCGTCTGCGTGGAAAGTGAAATCAGGGGAGATGTAACTATCG GACCTAGGACAGTGATTCACCCTAAAGCGCGAATCATTGCAGAAGCAGGACCAATCGTGATTGGTGAAGGCAATCTCATAGAAGAGCAGACATTGATCATAAATGG ATATCCTGAAAATATTTCACCAGACACGGAAGAGGTAGAAGCAAAACCAATGGTCATTGGCACCTATAATGTTTTTGAAGTTGGCTGTT GTTCACAAGCAATGAAAATGGGAGATAACAACGTAATTGAATCAAAAG CCGTTGTTGGTCGGAATGTGATTCTGACCAGTGGCTGCGTCATTGGGGCCTGCTGCAACATCAACACACATGAAGTGATCCCGGAGAACACCGTGATCTATGACGCAAAGTGCCTTCGCCGAGTGCAGACCGAGCGGCCACAG CCACAAACACTGCAGCTGGATTTCCTGATGAAAATCCTGCCAAATTATCACCATCTAAAGAAGACCATGAAGATGACATCTACTCCTGCAAAGAGCTGA
- the MBOAT4 gene encoding membrane-bound ghrelin O-acyltransferase MBOAT4 — protein MLVGGESLEIRELAMLSAFMLVKISSMYVLLLVGGCLLACAAMGWYALLLFIPTFCSVAIFHSVGPLQVHTWAFVLQMSWQTLCHLGLHYRGHYLQGAPCVRLTISLSSLMLQTQKVTSLALDIHEGKVTMGSERGDGREPLLQALPLCSYLLFFPALLGGPLCSFRRFQVQIQGSCTSQPTRPLRAAGQKCLCALALHLLRMAVRSCGAPLACLTDCTGFGCVYVVWHSALLFKLAYYSQWVLDEALLSAAGFGLELGHAPGAEAACGDLSDADIWTLETTNRIALFTRTWNKSTSRWLRRLIFQRSPAQPLFATFAFSAWWHGLHPGQVFGFLCWAAMVEADYRIHPFLRSLAKSWHTKLLYKALTWVQTQLIIAYITAAVEMRNFSALWLLGASYNSFFPLLYGVSLLWLVVRSREK, from the exons ATGCTCGTGGGTGGTGAGTCCCTGGAGATCAGAGAGCTAGCAATGCTCAGCGCCTTCATGCTTGTGAAGATCAGCAGCAT GTACGTCTTGCTCCTGGTGGGAGGCTGCCTTCTAGCGTGTGCTGCCATGGGATGGTATGCCCTGCTGCTCTTCATCCCCACCTTCTGCTCCGTGGCCATTTTCCACTCAGTCGGCCCACTGCAGGTCCACACGTGGGCATTTGTGCTCCAGATGTCCTGGCAGACTCTCTGCCACCTGGGCCTGCACTACAGGGGACATTATTTGCAAGGAGCCCCATGCGTCAG GTTGACAATCTCCCTCTCGTCTCTCATGCTGCAGACCCAGAAGGTCACATCGCTGGCTCTGGATATCCACGAAGGGAAGGTGACGATGGGATCTGAacggggggatgggagggagccaCTGCTGCAGGCACTGCCTCTGTGCAGTTACCTGCTCTTtttccctgccctgctgggaggcCCGCTATGCTCCTTCAGGAGATTTCAGGTCCAGATCCAGGGCTCATGCACTTCACAGCCCACGCGTCCCTTGAGGGCTGCAGGCCAGAAATGCCTTtgtgccctggctctgcacctgcTGAGAATGGCTGTGAGGAGCTGCGGAGCCCCACTGGCCTGCCTGACGGACTGCACCGGCTTTGGCTGTGTGTACGTCGTGTGGCATTCTGCCCTGCTCTTCAAACTGGCGTATTActcccagtgggtgctcgacgAGGCTCTCCTCAGCGCAGCAGgctttgggctggagcttggccATGCCCCCGGTGCAGAGGCTGCCTGCGGCGACCTCTCTGATGCAGACATATGGACCCTGGAGACCACCAACAGAATAGCCCTCTTCACTAGGACCTGGAACAAGAGCACTTCCCGGTGGCTGAGGAGGCTCATCTTCCAGCGCAGCCCCGCCCAGCCCCTGTTCGCCACCTTTGCCTTCTCGGCCTGGTGGCACGGGCTCCACCCAGGGCAAGTGTTTGGCTTCTTGTGCTGGGCAGCGATGGTGGAGGCTGATTACCGGATTCACCCTTTTCTCCGTTCACTTGCGAAGTCCTGGCACACCAAACTGCTATATAAGGCCCTGACTTGGGTCCAGACCCAACTAATTATTGCGTACATCACGGCTGCGGTGGAGATGAGGAACTTCTCTGCACTCTGGCTGCTGGGTGCCTCCTACAACAGCTTCTTTCCTCTCCTGTACGGTGTTTCACTGCTGTGGCTGGTCGTGAGATCCAGAGAAAAATGA